In Desulfomonilia bacterium, the genomic stretch GGGCATTCCGCAAAAAGATAATCCGATGTTTTATCCCCTGGTAATTTTATCCCCAGGTAAATGAAAGGCAAACCTTATGGCTTCTGCTTGCCCCCCATTCCCAAAAACAGCCAATACCTATTTGGGCAACAGGCCGTTTAACCTTGACAAATAAGGATATGCAAGAAGTTCGTTGAAAATAAGTTACTGCCGCTTATCAAACCTCGGTCGCTCCCTTATAATCAATCAGCCTTCTATTGATAAAATTGCAAATAATGCAGCCTGGATCAGTCAGTTGATGTGGCCTTTGATCAGAAAAGTTTCTGATCCAGAACCCACTGATATGTTTCTATAAGTGCGTCAAGTGCGCTCTTTTTGGGTTTGTAGCCGATGACCCTTGTTGCTTTTGATATGTCATAGTCCCCTCCTGTAAGCGAAAACGGCAGGAGTTCCGCCGGTGTGTCGGTCATGGGCAGCGAGATGTCCAGTTTTACGGCAAGATACACAATCGGCGGCATGATCCAGTGCGGTATATGTGTAATTCTTGATTTGGAGCCGACAGCTTCGATGAAGCGGGAAAAGAACTCTCGTGTAGGTTCGGCAGGACCTGCGGAAATATTAAAGGCCTCGCCGTCGGCCTCCTTTATTTCGTATGCGGCGATGAATGCATCCGCCACATCGGTTGCGGCAACTATGGTAAACGGGATATCCGGGCCGCCGGGAAGAGGCAGCGGTTTGCCGTAATAGACGCGGCGCATCATGGAAAGCGCCGCCTTCTCATGATAGAAACCCGCACCCATGATCATGGGCATACGCATGAATGAAACCTTCAGACCGTGTTTTTTCCTGTAATCTAGCAGCATCTGCTCGCACTCCCATTTGTTGCGGCTGTAGGTTCCGGTAAACAGCTTGGGCGACTCCTCATGAATTGGAAAATCCTTCTGAGCACCGTAGATTTCGATTGTAGAGGCGAAAATAAGCGCAGGAACGCCATGGCGCACGCATCCTTCCGCCACATTTTTAGTACCGCCCACATTTATCTGCCAGAAACCGTCTTTTGAAAGCCGGGCCTGCGGCATGCGGCCTGCCAGATGGAAGGCAACCGAGCATCCTCTGCAGGCTTCCATAACTAATCCGGCATCTGTGACACTGCCTTTTATGAAATCAACAGAGCCCAGATTTTCCGGAGGGGGAGAAAGATCAATAACTCGGACCTGCATTCCCCGATTCAACAAGGCTGAGACCAGATGACGGCCCAGCAGGCCGCTGCCTCCCGTCACCAGGGCTTTCAGTTCATTCGAATCATCTTGAGCCATATAAACCTCCCTTTACTTGACCATATTCAAATACTTGCATTATATTGGCAGACAACCGCTTTGTCAAAAAGGAGAATGCCATGTTTGATCATGTCTGGGCAGAAGGACCGCTGAGCTTCATAATCGCCCCGCAGGACAACATCCCATCGCCGGATGTTCTGCAAAATGCCGAGCTCTATTTCGCCTGGGGCTATCTAATGAACCCCCGTTTTGTAATGAAGCTGCTCGGCCATGCCATCCCCATTGC encodes the following:
- a CDS encoding NAD(P)-dependent oxidoreductase → MAQDDSNELKALVTGGSGLLGRHLVSALLNRGMQVRVIDLSPPPENLGSVDFIKGSVTDAGLVMEACRGCSVAFHLAGRMPQARLSKDGFWQINVGGTKNVAEGCVRHGVPALIFASTIEIYGAQKDFPIHEESPKLFTGTYSRNKWECEQMLLDYRKKHGLKVSFMRMPMIMGAGFYHEKAALSMMRRVYYGKPLPLPGGPDIPFTIVAATDVADAFIAAYEIKEADGEAFNISAGPAEPTREFFSRFIEAVGSKSRITHIPHWIMPPIVYLAVKLDISLPMTDTPAELLPFSLTGGDYDISKATRVIGYKPKKSALDALIETYQWVLDQKLF